The following proteins come from a genomic window of Syngnathus acus chromosome 15, fSynAcu1.2, whole genome shotgun sequence:
- the fgfr2 gene encoding fibroblast growth factor receptor 2 isoform X5: MGSVSRGRRRRGVWGALAPSNGMASWAWLLAAVLLSLLTVSLARPPLTATKEEEATLEPEDAISSGDDEDDTDRTEDAGADGEQLSAPYWTSVAKMEKKLHAVPAANTVKFRCSAGGNPRPKLRWLKNSRPFRQEDRMGGYKVRSQHWTLIMESVVPSDKGNYTCLVENEFGTISHTYTLDVVERSPHRPILQAGLPANISVYVGEDARFVCKVYSDAQPHIQWLKHITQNGSRYGPDGHPYVKVLKTAGVNTTDKEIEVLYLPNVTFEHAGEYTCLAGNSIGISFHTAWLTVLPAAEKNVAPISPDYVEIAIYCAGVFLIACMVGIVVVCRMRNTTKKPDFSGQPAVHKLSKQIPLRRQVTVSADSSASMNSNTPLVRITTRRSSAHDDPIPEYDLPQDPRWEFSRDRLTLGKPLGEGCFGQVVMAEALGIDKDKPKEAVTVAVKMLKDDATEKDLSDLVSEMEMMKMIGKHKNIINLLGACTQDGPLYVIVEYASKGNLREYLRARRPPGMEYSYDIARVSDEQLTFKDLVSCTYQVARGMEYLASQKCIHRDLAARNVLVTESNVMKIADFGLARDVHNIDYYKKTTNGRLPVKWMAPEALFDRVYTHQSDVWSFGVLMWEIFTLGGSPYPGIPVEELFKLLKEGHRMDKPGNCTNELYMMMKDCWHAISSHRPTFKQLVEDLDRILTLSTNEEYLDLCTPTEQYSPIFPDTRSSCSSGDDSVFSPEPLPDEPCLPKYQHINGNVKT, translated from the exons ATGGGATCAGTGTCCAGGGGGCGTCGGAGAAGGGGGGTATGGGGAGCGCTGGCCCCCTCTAACGGGATGGCCTCGTGGGCCTGGCTTCTGGCTGCCGTCCTGCTGTCCCTGTTGACTGTCAGCTTGGCCCGGCCACCCCTAACCGCCACCAAAGAAGAGGAGGCCACTCTGGAACCTGAAG ATGCCATCTCTTCGGGGGATGATGAGGACGATACGGACCGAACAGAAGACGCAGGGGCGGATGGAGAACAGCTAA GCGCCCCATACTGGACCTCGGTTGCAAAGATGGAGAAGAAGCTGCATGCAGTGCCAGCTGCCAACACAGTCAAGTTCCGCTGTTCTGCAGGAGGCAACCCCCGGCCCAAGCTGCGCTGGCTTAAAAACAGCAGGCCTTTCCGCCAAGAGGACCGCATGGGAGGTTATAAG GTACGAAGTCAGCACTGGACCCTTATTATGGAAAGTGTGGTTCCATCGGACAAAGGCAACTACACCTGCTTGGTGGAGAATGAGTTTGGAACCATCAGCCACACCTACACCTTGGATGTTGTGG AGCGGTCCCCTCACCGGCCCATTCTCCAAGCTGGCCTTCCCGCCAACATATCGGTCTATGTTGGAGAAGATGCCCGCTTTGTCTGCAAAGTGTACAGCGATGCCCAACCTCATATCCAGTGGCTGAAGCACATCACACAGAACGGCAGTCGCTACGGTCCCGATGGGCACCCTTATGTCAAAGTGCTTAAG ACCGCGGGTGTAAACACCACAGATAAGGAGATAGAAGTTCTCTACTTGCCCAATGTAACATTTGAACATGCTGGGGAGTATACGTGCTTGGCGGGTAATTCTATTGGGATCTCCTTTCACACTGCTTGGTTGACGGTGCTTCCAG CTGCAGAGAAAAACGTGGCGCCAATTTCTCCCGATTATGTGGAGATCGCAATTTACTGCGCAGGCGTCTTCCTCATCGCCTGCATGGTGGGCATCGTGGTGGTGTGCCGCATGAGGAACACAACCAAAAAGCCGGACTTTAGTGGCCAACCTGCAGTTCACAAACTGAGCAAACAGATCCCCCTGCGCCGCCAGGTAACA GTGTCAGCTGACTCCAGCGCTTCCATGAACTCCAACACGCCGCTTGTTCGCATCACCACGCGGCGGAGTTCTGCGCACGATGACCCCATCCCTGAGTACGACCTTCCTCAGGATCCGCGGTGGGAGTTTTCCAGAGACAG GTTGACCCTGGGCAAACCGCTCGGTGAGGGCTGCTTCGGCCAAGTTGTAATGGCAGAAGCTCTTGGCATTGATAAAGACAAACCCAAAGAGGCTGTAACTGTTGCTGTCAAGATGCTGAAAG aTGACGCCACCGAAAAGGACTTGTCTGACCTGGTGTCAGAGATGgaaatgatgaagatgatcGGTAAACAtaagaacatcatcaatcTGTTGGGGGCCTGCACGCAAGACG GCCCCCTGTATGTGATCGTGGAGTACGCCTCCAAAGGTAATCTTAGGGAGTACCTCCGAGCCCGCCGCCCCCCTGGAATGGAGTACTCCTACGACATTGCTCGCGTCTCTGACGAACAGCTCACTTTCAAAGATCTGGTCTCTTGCACTTATCAAGTGGCACGCGGCATGGAGTACCTTGCATCCCAAAAG TGTATACACAGAGACCTGGCAGCCAGGAATGTCCTGGTCACAGAGAGCAACGTCATGAAGATCGCTGACTTTGGTTTGGCCCGCGATGTCCATAACATCGACTACTATAAAAAGACAACCAAT GGTCGTCTTCCTGTCAAATGGATGGCTCCCGAAGCGCTTTTTGACCGGGTCTACACTCACCAGAGTGATGT GTGGTCATTTGGGGTGCTTATGTGGGAGATCTTCACCTTAGGGGGCTCTCCGTACCCTGGCATCCCCGTGGAAGAGCTCTTCAAGCTGCTCAAAGAGGGCCATCGCATGGACAAGCCCGGCAACTGCACCAATGAGCT CTATATGATGATGAAAGACTGCTGGCACGCCATCTCATCCCATCGACCAACCTTCAAGCAGCTTGTTGAGGATCTGGATCGCATTCTCACCCTCAGCACCAACGAG GAGTATCTGGACCTGTGTACCCCCACAGAGCAGTATTCTCCAATCTTCCCCGACACTCGCAGCTCCTGCTCCTCTGGCGATGACTCTGTCTTCTCACCCGAGCCCTTACCGGATGAGCCGTGTCTCCCCAAGTATCAGCACATCAATGGCAATGTCAAAACATGA
- the fgfr2 gene encoding fibroblast growth factor receptor 2 isoform X4: protein MGSVSRGRRRRGVWGALAPSNGMASWAWLLAAVLLSLLTVSLARPPLTATKEEEATLEPEEASNQYQISKPTVCSVHPGEVLKLSCPLPATGTIIWTKDGSSLGTNNRTLIEQEVLQIRDATPKDSGLYECTIVGKDTVCFIVNVTDAISSGDDEDDTDRTEDAGADGEQLSAPYWTSVAKMEKKLHAVPAANTVKFRCSAGGNPRPKLRWLKNSRPFRQEDRMGGYKVRSQHWTLIMESVVPSDKGNYTCLVENEFGTISHTYTLDVVERSPHRPILQAGLPANISVYVGEDARFVCKVYSDAQPHIQWLKHITQNGSRYGPDGHPYVKVLKRSGINSSNAEVLNLTNVTPEDAGEYICKVSNYIGEANQSGWLTVIPAAEKNVAPISPDYVEIAIYCAGVFLIACMVGIVVVCRMRNTTKKPDFSGQPAVHKLSKQIPLRRQVSADSSASMNSNTPLVRITTRRSSAHDDPIPEYDLPQDPRWEFSRDRLTLGKPLGEGCFGQVVMAEALGIDKDKPKEAVTVAVKMLKDDATEKDLSDLVSEMEMMKMIGKHKNIINLLGACTQDGPLYVIVEYASKGNLREYLRARRPPGMEYSYDIARVSDEQLTFKDLVSCTYQVARGMEYLASQKCIHRDLAARNVLVTESNVMKIADFGLARDVHNIDYYKKTTNGRLPVKWMAPEALFDRVYTHQSDVWSFGVLMWEIFTLGGSPYPGIPVEELFKLLKEGHRMDKPGNCTNELYMMMKDCWHAISSHRPTFKQLVEDLDRILTLSTNEEYLDLCTPTEQYSPIFPDTRSSCSSGDDSVFSPEPLPDEPCLPKYQHINGNVKT, encoded by the exons ATGGGATCAGTGTCCAGGGGGCGTCGGAGAAGGGGGGTATGGGGAGCGCTGGCCCCCTCTAACGGGATGGCCTCGTGGGCCTGGCTTCTGGCTGCCGTCCTGCTGTCCCTGTTGACTGTCAGCTTGGCCCGGCCACCCCTAACCGCCACCAAAGAAGAGGAGGCCACTCTGGAACCTGAAG AGGCATCCAACCAATATCAAATTTCTAAGCCCACGGTGTGCTCTGTGCACCCGGGGGAGGTGTTGAAGCTGAGCTGCCCTCTGCCGGCAACGGGGACCATCATCTGGACCAAAGATGGCAGCTCTCTGGGCACCAACAACCGCACACTGATAGAGCAGGAGGTGCTGCAGATCCGTGATGCCACACCCAAGGATTCGGGGCTGTATGAATGCACCATTGTGGGCAAAGACACGGTCTGCTTCATAGTCAATGTCACAG ATGCCATCTCTTCGGGGGATGATGAGGACGATACGGACCGAACAGAAGACGCAGGGGCGGATGGAGAACAGCTAA GCGCCCCATACTGGACCTCGGTTGCAAAGATGGAGAAGAAGCTGCATGCAGTGCCAGCTGCCAACACAGTCAAGTTCCGCTGTTCTGCAGGAGGCAACCCCCGGCCCAAGCTGCGCTGGCTTAAAAACAGCAGGCCTTTCCGCCAAGAGGACCGCATGGGAGGTTATAAG GTACGAAGTCAGCACTGGACCCTTATTATGGAAAGTGTGGTTCCATCGGACAAAGGCAACTACACCTGCTTGGTGGAGAATGAGTTTGGAACCATCAGCCACACCTACACCTTGGATGTTGTGG AGCGGTCCCCTCACCGGCCCATTCTCCAAGCTGGCCTTCCCGCCAACATATCGGTCTATGTTGGAGAAGATGCCCGCTTTGTCTGCAAAGTGTACAGCGATGCCCAACCTCATATCCAGTGGCTGAAGCACATCACACAGAACGGCAGTCGCTACGGTCCCGATGGGCACCCTTATGTCAAAGTGCTTAAG CGTTCAGGCATTAACAGCTCCAATGCGGAGGTGCTCAACCTCACCAACGTGACGCCGGAGGACGCTGGAGAGTATATCTGTAAAGTCTCCAATTATATAGGGGAAGCCAACCAGTCTGGCTGGCTGACTGTCATCCCAG CTGCAGAGAAAAACGTGGCGCCAATTTCTCCCGATTATGTGGAGATCGCAATTTACTGCGCAGGCGTCTTCCTCATCGCCTGCATGGTGGGCATCGTGGTGGTGTGCCGCATGAGGAACACAACCAAAAAGCCGGACTTTAGTGGCCAACCTGCAGTTCACAAACTGAGCAAACAGATCCCCCTGCGCCGCCAG GTGTCAGCTGACTCCAGCGCTTCCATGAACTCCAACACGCCGCTTGTTCGCATCACCACGCGGCGGAGTTCTGCGCACGATGACCCCATCCCTGAGTACGACCTTCCTCAGGATCCGCGGTGGGAGTTTTCCAGAGACAG GTTGACCCTGGGCAAACCGCTCGGTGAGGGCTGCTTCGGCCAAGTTGTAATGGCAGAAGCTCTTGGCATTGATAAAGACAAACCCAAAGAGGCTGTAACTGTTGCTGTCAAGATGCTGAAAG aTGACGCCACCGAAAAGGACTTGTCTGACCTGGTGTCAGAGATGgaaatgatgaagatgatcGGTAAACAtaagaacatcatcaatcTGTTGGGGGCCTGCACGCAAGACG GCCCCCTGTATGTGATCGTGGAGTACGCCTCCAAAGGTAATCTTAGGGAGTACCTCCGAGCCCGCCGCCCCCCTGGAATGGAGTACTCCTACGACATTGCTCGCGTCTCTGACGAACAGCTCACTTTCAAAGATCTGGTCTCTTGCACTTATCAAGTGGCACGCGGCATGGAGTACCTTGCATCCCAAAAG TGTATACACAGAGACCTGGCAGCCAGGAATGTCCTGGTCACAGAGAGCAACGTCATGAAGATCGCTGACTTTGGTTTGGCCCGCGATGTCCATAACATCGACTACTATAAAAAGACAACCAAT GGTCGTCTTCCTGTCAAATGGATGGCTCCCGAAGCGCTTTTTGACCGGGTCTACACTCACCAGAGTGATGT GTGGTCATTTGGGGTGCTTATGTGGGAGATCTTCACCTTAGGGGGCTCTCCGTACCCTGGCATCCCCGTGGAAGAGCTCTTCAAGCTGCTCAAAGAGGGCCATCGCATGGACAAGCCCGGCAACTGCACCAATGAGCT CTATATGATGATGAAAGACTGCTGGCACGCCATCTCATCCCATCGACCAACCTTCAAGCAGCTTGTTGAGGATCTGGATCGCATTCTCACCCTCAGCACCAACGAG GAGTATCTGGACCTGTGTACCCCCACAGAGCAGTATTCTCCAATCTTCCCCGACACTCGCAGCTCCTGCTCCTCTGGCGATGACTCTGTCTTCTCACCCGAGCCCTTACCGGATGAGCCGTGTCTCCCCAAGTATCAGCACATCAATGGCAATGTCAAAACATGA
- the fgfr2 gene encoding fibroblast growth factor receptor 2 isoform X6 produces the protein MGSVSRGRRRRGVWGALAPSNGMASWAWLLAAVLLSLLTVSLARPPLTATKEEEATLEPEGAPYWTSVAKMEKKLHAVPAANTVKFRCSAGGNPRPKLRWLKNSRPFRQEDRMGGYKVRSQHWTLIMESVVPSDKGNYTCLVENEFGTISHTYTLDVVERSPHRPILQAGLPANISVYVGEDARFVCKVYSDAQPHIQWLKHITQNGSRYGPDGHPYVKVLKTAGVNTTDKEIEVLYLPNVTFEHAGEYTCLAGNSIGISFHTAWLTVLPAAEKNVAPISPDYVEIAIYCAGVFLIACMVGIVVVCRMRNTTKKPDFSGQPAVHKLSKQIPLRRQVTVSADSSASMNSNTPLVRITTRRSSAHDDPIPEYDLPQDPRWEFSRDRLTLGKPLGEGCFGQVVMAEALGIDKDKPKEAVTVAVKMLKDDATEKDLSDLVSEMEMMKMIGKHKNIINLLGACTQDGPLYVIVEYASKGNLREYLRARRPPGMEYSYDIARVSDEQLTFKDLVSCTYQVARGMEYLASQKCIHRDLAARNVLVTESNVMKIADFGLARDVHNIDYYKKTTNGRLPVKWMAPEALFDRVYTHQSDVWSFGVLMWEIFTLGGSPYPGIPVEELFKLLKEGHRMDKPGNCTNELYMMMKDCWHAISSHRPTFKQLVEDLDRILTLSTNEEYLDLCTPTEQYSPIFPDTRSSCSSGDDSVFSPEPLPDEPCLPKYQHINGNVKT, from the exons ATGGGATCAGTGTCCAGGGGGCGTCGGAGAAGGGGGGTATGGGGAGCGCTGGCCCCCTCTAACGGGATGGCCTCGTGGGCCTGGCTTCTGGCTGCCGTCCTGCTGTCCCTGTTGACTGTCAGCTTGGCCCGGCCACCCCTAACCGCCACCAAAGAAGAGGAGGCCACTCTGGAACCTGAAG GCGCCCCATACTGGACCTCGGTTGCAAAGATGGAGAAGAAGCTGCATGCAGTGCCAGCTGCCAACACAGTCAAGTTCCGCTGTTCTGCAGGAGGCAACCCCCGGCCCAAGCTGCGCTGGCTTAAAAACAGCAGGCCTTTCCGCCAAGAGGACCGCATGGGAGGTTATAAG GTACGAAGTCAGCACTGGACCCTTATTATGGAAAGTGTGGTTCCATCGGACAAAGGCAACTACACCTGCTTGGTGGAGAATGAGTTTGGAACCATCAGCCACACCTACACCTTGGATGTTGTGG AGCGGTCCCCTCACCGGCCCATTCTCCAAGCTGGCCTTCCCGCCAACATATCGGTCTATGTTGGAGAAGATGCCCGCTTTGTCTGCAAAGTGTACAGCGATGCCCAACCTCATATCCAGTGGCTGAAGCACATCACACAGAACGGCAGTCGCTACGGTCCCGATGGGCACCCTTATGTCAAAGTGCTTAAG ACCGCGGGTGTAAACACCACAGATAAGGAGATAGAAGTTCTCTACTTGCCCAATGTAACATTTGAACATGCTGGGGAGTATACGTGCTTGGCGGGTAATTCTATTGGGATCTCCTTTCACACTGCTTGGTTGACGGTGCTTCCAG CTGCAGAGAAAAACGTGGCGCCAATTTCTCCCGATTATGTGGAGATCGCAATTTACTGCGCAGGCGTCTTCCTCATCGCCTGCATGGTGGGCATCGTGGTGGTGTGCCGCATGAGGAACACAACCAAAAAGCCGGACTTTAGTGGCCAACCTGCAGTTCACAAACTGAGCAAACAGATCCCCCTGCGCCGCCAGGTAACA GTGTCAGCTGACTCCAGCGCTTCCATGAACTCCAACACGCCGCTTGTTCGCATCACCACGCGGCGGAGTTCTGCGCACGATGACCCCATCCCTGAGTACGACCTTCCTCAGGATCCGCGGTGGGAGTTTTCCAGAGACAG GTTGACCCTGGGCAAACCGCTCGGTGAGGGCTGCTTCGGCCAAGTTGTAATGGCAGAAGCTCTTGGCATTGATAAAGACAAACCCAAAGAGGCTGTAACTGTTGCTGTCAAGATGCTGAAAG aTGACGCCACCGAAAAGGACTTGTCTGACCTGGTGTCAGAGATGgaaatgatgaagatgatcGGTAAACAtaagaacatcatcaatcTGTTGGGGGCCTGCACGCAAGACG GCCCCCTGTATGTGATCGTGGAGTACGCCTCCAAAGGTAATCTTAGGGAGTACCTCCGAGCCCGCCGCCCCCCTGGAATGGAGTACTCCTACGACATTGCTCGCGTCTCTGACGAACAGCTCACTTTCAAAGATCTGGTCTCTTGCACTTATCAAGTGGCACGCGGCATGGAGTACCTTGCATCCCAAAAG TGTATACACAGAGACCTGGCAGCCAGGAATGTCCTGGTCACAGAGAGCAACGTCATGAAGATCGCTGACTTTGGTTTGGCCCGCGATGTCCATAACATCGACTACTATAAAAAGACAACCAAT GGTCGTCTTCCTGTCAAATGGATGGCTCCCGAAGCGCTTTTTGACCGGGTCTACACTCACCAGAGTGATGT GTGGTCATTTGGGGTGCTTATGTGGGAGATCTTCACCTTAGGGGGCTCTCCGTACCCTGGCATCCCCGTGGAAGAGCTCTTCAAGCTGCTCAAAGAGGGCCATCGCATGGACAAGCCCGGCAACTGCACCAATGAGCT CTATATGATGATGAAAGACTGCTGGCACGCCATCTCATCCCATCGACCAACCTTCAAGCAGCTTGTTGAGGATCTGGATCGCATTCTCACCCTCAGCACCAACGAG GAGTATCTGGACCTGTGTACCCCCACAGAGCAGTATTCTCCAATCTTCCCCGACACTCGCAGCTCCTGCTCCTCTGGCGATGACTCTGTCTTCTCACCCGAGCCCTTACCGGATGAGCCGTGTCTCCCCAAGTATCAGCACATCAATGGCAATGTCAAAACATGA
- the fgfr2 gene encoding fibroblast growth factor receptor 2 isoform X3 produces the protein MGSVSRGRRRRGVWGALAPSNGMASWAWLLAAVLLSLLTVSLARPPLTATKEEEATLEPEEASNQYQISKPTVCSVHPGEVLKLSCPLPATGTIIWTKDGSSLGTNNRTLIEQEVLQIRDATPKDSGLYECTIVGKDTVCFIVNVTDAISSGDDEDDTDRTEDAGADGEQLSAPYWTSVAKMEKKLHAVPAANTVKFRCSAGGNPRPKLRWLKNSRPFRQEDRMGGYKVRSQHWTLIMESVVPSDKGNYTCLVENEFGTISHTYTLDVVERSPHRPILQAGLPANISVYVGEDARFVCKVYSDAQPHIQWLKHITQNGSRYGPDGHPYVKVLKTAGVNTTDKEIEVLYLPNVTFEHAGEYTCLAGNSIGISFHTAWLTVLPAAEKNVAPISPDYVEIAIYCAGVFLIACMVGIVVVCRMRNTTKKPDFSGQPAVHKLSKQIPLRRQVSADSSASMNSNTPLVRITTRRSSAHDDPIPEYDLPQDPRWEFSRDRLTLGKPLGEGCFGQVVMAEALGIDKDKPKEAVTVAVKMLKDDATEKDLSDLVSEMEMMKMIGKHKNIINLLGACTQDGPLYVIVEYASKGNLREYLRARRPPGMEYSYDIARVSDEQLTFKDLVSCTYQVARGMEYLASQKCIHRDLAARNVLVTESNVMKIADFGLARDVHNIDYYKKTTNGRLPVKWMAPEALFDRVYTHQSDVWSFGVLMWEIFTLGGSPYPGIPVEELFKLLKEGHRMDKPGNCTNELYMMMKDCWHAISSHRPTFKQLVEDLDRILTLSTNEEYLDLCTPTEQYSPIFPDTRSSCSSGDDSVFSPEPLPDEPCLPKYQHINGNVKT, from the exons ATGGGATCAGTGTCCAGGGGGCGTCGGAGAAGGGGGGTATGGGGAGCGCTGGCCCCCTCTAACGGGATGGCCTCGTGGGCCTGGCTTCTGGCTGCCGTCCTGCTGTCCCTGTTGACTGTCAGCTTGGCCCGGCCACCCCTAACCGCCACCAAAGAAGAGGAGGCCACTCTGGAACCTGAAG AGGCATCCAACCAATATCAAATTTCTAAGCCCACGGTGTGCTCTGTGCACCCGGGGGAGGTGTTGAAGCTGAGCTGCCCTCTGCCGGCAACGGGGACCATCATCTGGACCAAAGATGGCAGCTCTCTGGGCACCAACAACCGCACACTGATAGAGCAGGAGGTGCTGCAGATCCGTGATGCCACACCCAAGGATTCGGGGCTGTATGAATGCACCATTGTGGGCAAAGACACGGTCTGCTTCATAGTCAATGTCACAG ATGCCATCTCTTCGGGGGATGATGAGGACGATACGGACCGAACAGAAGACGCAGGGGCGGATGGAGAACAGCTAA GCGCCCCATACTGGACCTCGGTTGCAAAGATGGAGAAGAAGCTGCATGCAGTGCCAGCTGCCAACACAGTCAAGTTCCGCTGTTCTGCAGGAGGCAACCCCCGGCCCAAGCTGCGCTGGCTTAAAAACAGCAGGCCTTTCCGCCAAGAGGACCGCATGGGAGGTTATAAG GTACGAAGTCAGCACTGGACCCTTATTATGGAAAGTGTGGTTCCATCGGACAAAGGCAACTACACCTGCTTGGTGGAGAATGAGTTTGGAACCATCAGCCACACCTACACCTTGGATGTTGTGG AGCGGTCCCCTCACCGGCCCATTCTCCAAGCTGGCCTTCCCGCCAACATATCGGTCTATGTTGGAGAAGATGCCCGCTTTGTCTGCAAAGTGTACAGCGATGCCCAACCTCATATCCAGTGGCTGAAGCACATCACACAGAACGGCAGTCGCTACGGTCCCGATGGGCACCCTTATGTCAAAGTGCTTAAG ACCGCGGGTGTAAACACCACAGATAAGGAGATAGAAGTTCTCTACTTGCCCAATGTAACATTTGAACATGCTGGGGAGTATACGTGCTTGGCGGGTAATTCTATTGGGATCTCCTTTCACACTGCTTGGTTGACGGTGCTTCCAG CTGCAGAGAAAAACGTGGCGCCAATTTCTCCCGATTATGTGGAGATCGCAATTTACTGCGCAGGCGTCTTCCTCATCGCCTGCATGGTGGGCATCGTGGTGGTGTGCCGCATGAGGAACACAACCAAAAAGCCGGACTTTAGTGGCCAACCTGCAGTTCACAAACTGAGCAAACAGATCCCCCTGCGCCGCCAG GTGTCAGCTGACTCCAGCGCTTCCATGAACTCCAACACGCCGCTTGTTCGCATCACCACGCGGCGGAGTTCTGCGCACGATGACCCCATCCCTGAGTACGACCTTCCTCAGGATCCGCGGTGGGAGTTTTCCAGAGACAG GTTGACCCTGGGCAAACCGCTCGGTGAGGGCTGCTTCGGCCAAGTTGTAATGGCAGAAGCTCTTGGCATTGATAAAGACAAACCCAAAGAGGCTGTAACTGTTGCTGTCAAGATGCTGAAAG aTGACGCCACCGAAAAGGACTTGTCTGACCTGGTGTCAGAGATGgaaatgatgaagatgatcGGTAAACAtaagaacatcatcaatcTGTTGGGGGCCTGCACGCAAGACG GCCCCCTGTATGTGATCGTGGAGTACGCCTCCAAAGGTAATCTTAGGGAGTACCTCCGAGCCCGCCGCCCCCCTGGAATGGAGTACTCCTACGACATTGCTCGCGTCTCTGACGAACAGCTCACTTTCAAAGATCTGGTCTCTTGCACTTATCAAGTGGCACGCGGCATGGAGTACCTTGCATCCCAAAAG TGTATACACAGAGACCTGGCAGCCAGGAATGTCCTGGTCACAGAGAGCAACGTCATGAAGATCGCTGACTTTGGTTTGGCCCGCGATGTCCATAACATCGACTACTATAAAAAGACAACCAAT GGTCGTCTTCCTGTCAAATGGATGGCTCCCGAAGCGCTTTTTGACCGGGTCTACACTCACCAGAGTGATGT GTGGTCATTTGGGGTGCTTATGTGGGAGATCTTCACCTTAGGGGGCTCTCCGTACCCTGGCATCCCCGTGGAAGAGCTCTTCAAGCTGCTCAAAGAGGGCCATCGCATGGACAAGCCCGGCAACTGCACCAATGAGCT CTATATGATGATGAAAGACTGCTGGCACGCCATCTCATCCCATCGACCAACCTTCAAGCAGCTTGTTGAGGATCTGGATCGCATTCTCACCCTCAGCACCAACGAG GAGTATCTGGACCTGTGTACCCCCACAGAGCAGTATTCTCCAATCTTCCCCGACACTCGCAGCTCCTGCTCCTCTGGCGATGACTCTGTCTTCTCACCCGAGCCCTTACCGGATGAGCCGTGTCTCCCCAAGTATCAGCACATCAATGGCAATGTCAAAACATGA